The genomic stretch GGCTGGATAGAAGCTACAGTGCCAAACGAAGTCTGGGGCTGGAATTGCGACGAAGCGAAAAGTGTCTGTTGCTGCAATTGCGGTTGGTAGAATCCCGTAGCCTGGTTAGCAAGTTGAGACTGAGACTGCTGCAAAGATTGTTGGGgcaattgttgttgtggttgctgctgttgctgaagttgttgaggATAGTACCCTGTTTGCTGGGGCTGGAACTGCTGCGGCTGCTGTGACGGTTGGTTTGCATAAGCAAACCCCGTCTGCTGGGGAGCAAATCCCGcctgctgctgctggtacGGATTGTACATTGCaaacagaattgaagattgaaAGCAAAACTTCGTGAAGGAGAGAAAGGGTGAAAGAAGAGGTaaagaatgaaaagtgaaaaagcGAATCTGAACTCAGGGTCGAATGAGAATCGTAACCTGAGGAAATTCATTGAGAGTGCGGGTTGGAGAAAAACTGTAGACACTCCATGGGGGAGAGAGACATTTTTCTCATAGTGAAATGTGGGAGCGAATAGAGGCACCTTGGGTATATAACCGTATTTATATAGACAGACAAAGAGTGGCTGCTGTGAAAGTGGCTTTATATACCTAGATCTGGATATCTGAAAGTTTCTATATGAtttcatttgaagaattttggTATCACTATTTTTGGTGCTACTATTACATCTTTGTTACTCCTATTTCTATCTGTTTGAATCCTACACCTGAAGTAaactttttgcacccagtCTGGTTGCAATATATGCTCTAGTAATCTTTGTAGAACTTTAATCCACGCTTTTTCtatattcaatttgttAAACAGTTCTATAcattttctattttctttGCACTTCAATCTTCTCTATCGAAATACTTTCTTAGAGAGACTCGTGAACACTTCATAGTCTATGTTATTGCATCAGAACTTACAACTCATGATGTTCACCAACAATTATGGTAATACATCCAAGACCTCGTCCCAAAAGTGCACTTCCAACTCTGTCACCTTCCTGAAaatctcaacaagttcGTCCATTCTCTCATTTGAAACGTCGTTCGATTCCATCAACTCCTGAAGCGTAGCCTCTCCTTCTTTATGAGCGTTCAAATACCATTCGGAACTATAGTCTCCTAACCACGTGTCGTAGGTTTCAGAAAGTACCTTATCCAAGCTGGAGGTACTCTTGTCATAGCTCTCTCTGATGCTCTTACCATACAACCCAGCCTCAGCGTATCCATGCAAACAAGGAGCCAAAGCTACCTTGATACCCAAGAAATTCTCCCTATTTCCAATTTCCAAGAGATAGTTGCAGTAGTCCACGCATGCCTTTCCAGGTTGCAACTCGATATCGAAATCAATATCTCTTTCATAATCAATGTCGTATTTCTTGGAAAGCTTTTCCTTGTGCTTCTCAATTTCAGTGATGACTTCTCCTATGATAAGTGCTTCGGCATGGGTTTGATGGTATGTTGGTGCGACTGAAGCCGCTAACCCGTGCATCTGTGCatagttgatcaagtaGTAGTAATCTTGCTTCAAGAAGTAAAGGAAGCGCTGGAATGGCAACTTGTCCTGAGCCAATTGCTGGATAAATCTATGCTCAGTGTAGAGCTTCCAGCTTTCCTTGACACTAGGATGGGTCTTGAAGTACTCAAAGAAAGACTGGTTCCCTTTCTTAACGCTCATGTATGTGTCTGTGCTGTTTCCAATGATGACATTGCTTAGATTTTCTTCGGGTTCCACATTGTGGTTCAAGGGTCCATTTCCATATCCCAATTTCTTGCCTACACTCAACATTCCCTTGTGGATATAGTCTATGGATAAAGAGATACtttctttcaagttctttcCCTTGGCTACATTTGCAGATATGGCTGAAGCAAGAGTGCAACCGGTTCCATGTGAATCCTTGGTATTTATGTACTTGGACTCAAACACAGTCGCCttatcaatttcagattcaTATAACACATCCAAAACAACAATACTGTCTTCAACATCAGCAAGATTGGTTCCAACAAATGGCTTGCCCGTTCGGGAATCCCAAGGAATATGTCCACCCTTTACTAAAACATTCTGTGACTTGAGGGTCTTCTGCAATTGCTTGACAAAGTCTATAAAGTCATCCAAAGAGTTGATAGTGAGCTTCTCGATAGCTGCACTTTCTCCACAAGCAATCTCCCAAAGTGCTCTGGCTTCTACAAAATTAGGTGTGATCAAATAGGCTCCACTGATCAAGGTATTCACACAAAGCTTCATGCCTTCGCTATCAAAAAGACTGGATCCAGAAGTACTGATCATCACTGGGTCGACTATTAGTTTCACATTGTGTTTCTTGATGTCTGGTAGAAAGTCCTGGATAACATGAacagcttcttctgtgaGCATCCCAGTCTTGATGACCTTCAATGGCTGTGTACTGTCTTCATATCCGTAGAGGAAATCGTCAAAGTTGAGCTGCAAGATGTTTTTAACCAATTCTTTTGGAGTTTTTTCAAATGTTTTCACCAATTGTGTATTTTGGGCCGTCAAAGCAGCAATACAAGTCAACCCGTAAACCTTGTGGGCACTGAATGTCTTCAAGTCGGCCTCAATGCCGGCTCCACCTGAGTTGTCGGATCCTGCTATAGTTAATACAGCTGGTAGGACTGGTTTGGACTTGACAGTGGGagttctcaatttcaccaCAGAAAATGttgtcattttcaacaCGATGCCTGTATTGAATGGTAAGAACAATGGAAAAGAGACTATACTAGAACATTAGAACTAAATTGGAGGAATCTTCTCCGAAGTTGTTCAGTAAATTATTCATTAGTGTAGGATGATATCCGGCCTTGCAATCGCATGCAGAATTAATGCGCTTAAAGGAACTCTGGAACCATTTTTCTCATTTTTTCTTCCacattttgcacccatgAACAAATATAACACATACATTTTCATTCATTCTATTTAGATGTCTAGGTAAACAAATTACATAAACACTTTGACTTTAGACAAACAACACACACACAACTGTTATAAATTTTCATAATACTGAAGTACAATATAGtcaatagaaagaaaacatTCTAACTTATGCCTAGTGATACAACCCATATAACTCTAGGCCAGCTTCTTCATGTTCGTATAGTAGTTCACTAATTCTAGTTCGCTCTTCAACGTATCTTCTCTGTAGCCCACTCTGATATCTGGAACATTGGTCTTTTCTATGTCGTGCCCTGCCATACCACCCAATTGGTACCTCTTACCTAACCAATGTTTCTTAATCAGAGCTTCCCAGCCTGACTGTCTGACTGAATTATAAGCCAATTCACACATATCCACACTAGACAATTTGTAGATCTGCGCAGCCACAGAATACTCTTCAATCAACGGCTCCTTGGTGTAGGAGAACTGAAGAGGGTCGTCAGTAGATAACGACACATTCAACCCctttctgaagaagttatGGAACGGATTCTTGTCGTATGTCAAGAACAATGCGTTGTTGGACAAGGGGGACATGGCCAACCCGATTTGGTCCAAGTAATACAAATACTGGATGAAGGGAATCtttctcaacaagattCCGTGCGAAATCGAATGGGAAGTTAAGAAGGCACTTATCAAATGCTCAGGATCACCAGCTTCCCCACAATGTGGCCTTAAAACAAACGTGttgaaattcaacttctgtctcaatttgttcaaagGTGTCAAATTGGCATGGATGTAGTACAAGTAGTAAGAGTAGGGAGGGTTGGTAGTACTGTCCCAACTTGAGGCTGGGGGGAACCTCTTTGCTTGCAAAGGTCTTTCGTTCTTTGATTCATCGTCTACAGAATCAAAACCAATTACTCTCTGCAAGAAAACATGTAATTTAGGATGTGATTGCGGGTTAATAGTGACTTCGTACAAGGGATGGAAGaggttcttcaagatgtcgtTGAATGTTTTGACATTGCCGTTTTTCTTGTATAAGTCGTACAATCTAGGAACTTGGATCAACCAACGCACGTTGTGCGAAAACAATTTGTTATCCACAATCCAGCTGGCAAGCTTGTCCCACTCATCGATAGATCTTCCGTAGATAGAAATTCTTAACTCCACCATCTGGTACTTGGATCCTTCAAGATCGTCAAATACCTGCTTGGTGAGCTCAGCTAGATATCTTCCCTGGATGAAGTTATCGGTTTTTAAGAAAATTTCTCTCAATCTCGATTCTCCAATCGGGttgtacttcaagttgaacttaTCAAATCTATGGAATGAATCGGTATGAGCATGCATATCCAACGTATCGATGGATAAGTCGTAAGCAGATAATCTCAAGGATTCAAATACTTGTGCCAAAGTCAACACCTTGCCGTCTCTGAAGATCACCTGTTCGTCAGGCAGGgttttcaacttgtacttTATGAAACGTAACAAATGCTTCTGGTTCATACAAGCAGAATGGTGGATATGTGTGTCTACTTTACGGACATTGTAGAAGTCTCTATGTGGATTCCGTTTTGACTTTTTGCTTTCCTCGAAGTCGTTAAGTAATGAGTACATGTTCCATTTTGCTTCCAAGTATTGCAACCTCTTGAACGCAAACGACTTGGTAGGGCCATCAGACGACATTTTGATTATGTTATTCAAGTCACTGTAGTAGTCGTTCAAGGTTGGGACCTGGGAAATTGTTTCACCTGTAGTTTTATCTACGACCTGGTatacatcttcttcgttgaaaGTGAACTCATACTGATCCAGAGGTCCTGGAATTATACATTTTGCAAATTCGAACTCTTCTTCCGTCTCATTCTGAGCTCCGGGAAGCTgattgaacttgttcttggacttgTAGGTCGGTtttggaggaggtggaTAGATATTCCAGCCTTCTTTGTTCTTGGGGTTGTCCATCTCATCGTTCTGCAAGGAGTTGGCCAAATATTTGTGTCTGAGATCAAGACAAAGTTTAACGTTTTGGTACAATTCAATCAACTCATCCGAAGGAAACTCCTCAGGAAGTGCATTTGAATGAAGATTCCTCTGGGCGAATTGGCTAGTTAAGCTGGAGGGGGCCCCATTGGAGTATGGAATTGTATTTTGAACAGTTTGGGGTAACTCAATAATAGATTGCCTTCTCTTGATGGAAGTCAGGGGACTACCTGGAACTTGGAAACCTTCGACTTTGGCACCAGAATTGCCAGTATTAAAGTTATGGAGAGCTTCAAACGCTTTGACCTTCAAGTCGTGGTCCTTGATGAATCTATCTTCAGTAGTTGAAAAGTGGGTAGAAGTATAAGATTTCAGCAAGTCATCGtcactgtcattgttgaagtgGTGATGCTCAAATTCGTCGTCAGCATCGACTTCATCATGAGAGTAAAGATCgtgatcttcaagatggttGCCCTTGTGGAAATCCATGGAGAAAGGCATACTGAAAGTGAAACAAGGAAATTCAAGATCCAGAAAAGAGGGATTTGAGATTTATGAAAAGGAACACGAAAAAAAGTcgagaaaagaaaaagtaaCAATAATCAACGAGTGTATTACTTCCGGTTTCTCAAAGAGGACGTTGCGTTCCTAACTCTCAATCGGtgtctttttcaattgtcGCTATAAAAGAATAGTGCCCTATTGGCATTGCATCTCGAGGTGAGTCCGAAGCCATGCGTTCTAGTTTTTTGTACAGTACAAAGCGCAATATGGAAATGGCACAAATGGGCGAGCCATACTGAAGAGATAATGATTTTGACAATATGACATTTGACAATAAGAAGAACGATATAGTAGAAATTGGGATTACTCTTTAATACAACTCGCTTAATTGCtccattttgaaattgtgtATTTTTATAATTAGATATGGACAAAAGTTTGTTGTACATGAAAATTGATATATCTTAACCGTTCAAGATAGGTTCTCCTAATTGTATTAGAAGATTACTCTGTGTTTTCCCTCTAGACAGTCTACTACTGCTACATTAGACCGACAATTTTGCATGTCATTTTTCCATAAATATGTGAAATTATCAAAAGAAACTATAACGAGAAGAAATTTTAACGAGTGattttgggtgcaaaatccCTCAGGTATAAATTAAGGATTATCTAGAGAGATTAAATGAGCATGAATGACACCATACCTGCTCCAAGAATGGCAGACCACACTTTGGAGCCTGACGATGCAACAAGACCTTGAGCACCTGAAGATCCAGTAGCCGTAGATGTGGTTGTAACATTAGTCTTGACAGTGTCGTTGGAAGAAACAGCCTTGATTACATCAGCATTGACAACACCGGTGGTCGAAGTCTGAAGAGTCGTAGCAACATCATTGATAAGAGAGTCAATTTGAGCTAAGAATGCAGAAGTGCTGGTAATGCCGGTACCAGTAGTGACAGGTTTAGCAGTTGTTTGAGCAGCTGTGGTGCCTGCAGCTGTGGTGCCAGCAGCCGTGGTTCCGGAACCAGTAGCAGGCAgagcagaagaaacaggAGCAACAGCTACAGGAGAAGTAGTAGATGATCCACCAAACAAGCCTCCGAAAACAGCAGCCAAAACATCCTTGACGTCGTTGAACAATGCAGTCTTTAGGTTCGAGTCACTAAGAGCTTCTTCTAAGAGGTTACCCAATACACCGGAGTTGTATAATGAGTCTACAAGAGGCTTAAGAGTCTCAATGGTTTGGCCAACATCAAGATTCGTGATAGTGTCAGcaagattgttgaataCACCTTCAAGCAAAAGGACAACGACATCTTGGAAACGGTCGTCAGTAAGAAGTTGGTGTACGAGTTCAGTAACTAAACCAGATCTTTGAACTGATGCAAACACAGTGGtcaacaagtcttcaacattGTCTCTTCTGGCCAATACTTCGTATACATTGTCACGAGGGTGGTTGACAAGAGTGTTGGCCTTTTCATAGAATTGTCTTCTGGCATTCTTAATGTATTCTCTCTTAGCAGAAGAACCACTGCCGCCGTAGATAGATTCCAAGTAAGAAATGGTAGCATCATTAGTACCAGAGCTAACAGTAGCAGCTGTGTTCACACTAGCAGCTGCTGATGGGGCTCCGTTTGGATAGATGACAGTTGCAAGGCTGGCTACAACGTCCAAACCAGATACTGTACCAACATTGGCTGTTGCTTGAGTAGCGGCAGTAGTAGCTTTAGTAACAGCAGCTTTGGTTGTAGCAGATGGTACAACTGCAGCAGCAGGAGCAGTAGTCTTAGACGACGATGAGGAACCAAACAACTTACCAATTGCGGCTTCAAGAATGTTCCACACTTCACTCCAGGTGACAGTTCCAGTTGCGAGGAACTTTTTAGCAATGTCAACAATAGATGGAAGAGTGTCTGGGTCTTCAATGACACCTGAAATAATGCCGTATAACAAGCCAGATCTGTCCAAAGCAACGAGAACTGGTGTGATGTtgagttcaagaacaagtgGCAAGgcatcaacaacaacttctccaacaatgtTTCTCGTAAAGTTGTTAGTAACTAAGAAAACAACGGCCTCTGGGAGAAGACCAGTGTCTTTCAAGCCTATCAAGATGTCGTCAAGGTACTTAACATTGTCATTTTCAGTtaacaagttgttggccCAGCCCGAGATACTCTCGAAATCAATAGAGCTGACAATCTTCGAGAAGTTGATACTGTTCAATAAGTCGTCAACAACGTCACCTATGGCAGACCTCTCTTCAAGCTTGAGGGCTTGGACGACGGTAAGCTCTCTTTCGTAGTTGCCTACTTCCGGTTCAAATACTTGATCGATTTGTGGTTGGGCTGACACCAAAGTGGTGGCAGTGAAAAGCGCTGCTGCAACGGTAGATAATCTCATATTGGAATATAATAAATAAGAACACTACGTCTTCGTGGATATTAATGTACAATTCGTAGGAATTAGGGAGTGGAAACGAAGGTATGAAGAAACTGGAACAGTATAAaccaagaaattgaaatgcAAGAAAAACATCTGACAAGTCTTTCAGGCTATCAAGCCGGCAGCTCAAATGTATTTATATTTCAAGTATCGGGCAaaacttctccaaagaGAGTATCCT from Scheffersomyces stipitis CBS 6054 chromosome 2, complete sequence encodes the following:
- the THI20 gene encoding Phosphomethylpyrimidine kinase THI21 (HMP-phosphate kinase) (HMP-P kinase) (thiamine biosynthesis; transcribed in the presence of low level of thiamine (10-8M) and turned off in the presence of high level (10-6M) of thiamine. Under the positive control of THI2 and THI3.), which gives rise to MTTFSVVKLRTPTVKSKPVLPAVLTIAGSDNSGGAGIEADLKTFSAHKVYGLTCIAALTAQNTQLVKTFEKTPKELVKNILQLNFDDFLYGYEDSTQPLKVIKTGMLTEEAVHVIQDFLPDIKKHNVKLIVDPVMISTSGSSLFDSEGMKLCVNTLISGAYLITPNFVEARALWEIACGESAAIEKLTINSLDDFIDFVKQLQKTLKSQNVLVKGGHIPWDSRTGKPFVGTNLADVEDSIVVLDVLYESEIDKATVFESKYINTKDSHGTGCTLASAISANVAKGKNLKESISLSIDYIHKGMLSVGKKLGYGNGPLNHNVEPEENLSNVIIGNSTDTYMSVKKGNQSFFEYFKTHPSVKESWKLYTEHRFIQQLAQDKLPFQRFLYFLKQDYYYLINYAQMHGLAASVAPTYHQTHAEALIIGEVITEIEKHKEKLSKKYDIDYERDIDFDIELQPGKACVDYCNYLLEIGNRENFLGIKVALAPCLHGYAEAGLYGKSIRESYDKSTSSLDKVLSETYDTWLGDYSSEWYLNAHKEGEATLQELMESNDVSNERMDELVEIFRKVTELEVHFWDEVLDVLP
- the AMD1 gene encoding AMP deaminase (go_funtion deaminase activity~go_process purine ribonucleoside monophosphate biosynthesis); amino-acid sequence: MPFSMDFHKGNHLEDHDLYSHDEVDADDEFEHHHFNNDSDDDLSKSYTSTHFSTTEDRFIKDHDLKVKAFEALHNFNTGNSGAKVEGFQVPGSPSTSIKRRQSIIELPQTVQNTIPYSNGAPSSLTSQFAQRNLHSNALPEEFPSDELIELYQNVKLCLDLRHKYLANSLQNDEMDNPKNKEGWNIYPPPPKPTYKSKNKFNQLPGAQNETEEEFEFAKCIIPGPSDQYEFTFNEEDVYQVVDKTTGETISQVPTLNDYYSDLNNIIKMSSDGPTKSFAFKRLQYLEAKWNMYSLLNDFEESKKSKRNPHRDFYNVRKVDTHIHHSACMNQKHLLRFIKYKLKTSPDEQVIFRDGKVLTLAQVFESLRLSAYDLSIDTLDMHAHTDSFHRFDKFNLKYNPIGESRLREIFLKTDNFIQGRYLAELTKQVFDDLEGSKYQMVELRISIYGRSIDEWDKLASWIVDNKLFSHNVRWLIQVPRLYDLYKKNGNVKTFNDILKNLFHPLYEVTINPQSHPKLHVFLQRVIGFDSVDDESKNERPLQAKRFPPASSWDSTTNPPYSYYLYYIHANLTPLNKLRQKLNFNTFVLRPHCGEAGDPEHLISAFLTSHSISHGILLRKIPFIQYLYYLDQIGLAMSPLSNNALFLTYDKNPFHNFFRKGLNVSLSTDDPLQFSYTKEPLIEEYSVAAQIYKLSSVDMCELAYNSVRQSGWEASIKKHWLGKRYQLGGMAGHDIEKTNVPDIRVGYREDTLKSELELVNYYTNMKKSA